A window from Bosea sp. ANAM02 encodes these proteins:
- a CDS encoding Lrp/AsnC family transcriptional regulator, with the protein MPRLRLDALDRKIIAELQINSRLSVQDLAERVGLSASPCARRIRILEEAGVITGYAAIIDQTKVGLPISVFVSIKLERQREDELDRFSQAVARWPEVVDCYLMTGQRDYLLRIVVRDLPAYERFLKDKLTRLDGVASIESSFALGQVKRSSALPIAAVPEED; encoded by the coding sequence ATGCCCCGTCTGCGCCTCGACGCGCTCGACCGCAAGATCATCGCGGAACTGCAGATCAACTCGCGCCTTTCGGTACAGGACCTCGCCGAGCGCGTGGGTCTGTCGGCCTCGCCCTGCGCGCGGCGCATCCGCATCCTGGAGGAGGCGGGCGTGATCACCGGCTATGCCGCGATCATCGATCAGACCAAGGTTGGCCTGCCGATCAGCGTCTTCGTTTCGATCAAGCTGGAGCGCCAGCGCGAGGATGAACTCGACCGCTTCTCGCAGGCCGTGGCGCGCTGGCCCGAGGTGGTCGATTGCTACCTGATGACCGGCCAGCGCGACTATCTGCTGCGCATCGTCGTGCGCGACCTGCCGGCCTATGAGCGCTTCCTCAAGGACAAGCTCACCCGCCTCGATGGCGTCGCTTCGATCGAGTCGAGCTTCGCGCTCGGCCAGGTGAAGCGCTCCAGCGCGCTCCCGATCGCGGCGGTGCCGGAGGAGGATTAG
- a CDS encoding Lrp/AsnC family transcriptional regulator: protein MDDLDRKLITLLRHDGRRSISDLAADLGLTRATVRARLEKLEQSGEIIGFTVILRSDAIDLPVRGITMIEIAGQAADTVIDALSGFTEVSSIHTTNGNWDLVVELGTSDLIAFDQVLRRIRMIPGVTNSETSLLLATPRSVKARL, encoded by the coding sequence ATGGACGATCTCGACCGCAAGCTCATCACCCTGCTGCGCCACGACGGGCGCCGCAGCATCTCGGACCTGGCCGCCGATCTCGGCCTGACGCGGGCGACGGTGCGGGCGCGGCTGGAGAAGCTGGAGCAATCCGGCGAGATCATCGGCTTCACGGTGATCCTGCGTTCGGATGCGATCGACCTGCCCGTGCGCGGCATCACCATGATCGAGATCGCCGGCCAGGCGGCGGATACGGTGATCGATGCGCTTTCAGGCTTCACCGAGGTCTCCAGCATCCACACCACCAACGGCAACTGGGACCTCGTGGTCGAGCTGGGCACCTCCGACCTGATCGCCTTCGACCAGGTACTCCGGCGCATCCGCATGATCCCCGGCGTCACCAACAGCGAGACCAGCCTGCTCCTGGCGACGCCGCGCAGCGTCAAGGCGCGGCTCTGA
- a CDS encoding DUF983 domain-containing protein, giving the protein MPDIDAGQDWPVLSPLKTGLRGRCPRCGQGRMFSGFLKIKPRCEVCGLDYGFADPADGPAFFVMMFVCVPAAAFPLWLELTYDPPSWVHLVTTLPLILLTCIPPLQPLKGWLVASQYVHKAEEGRLATAAAPDVARTGGA; this is encoded by the coding sequence ATGCCAGATATCGACGCAGGCCAGGACTGGCCGGTACTGTCCCCGCTCAAGACCGGCCTGCGCGGACGCTGCCCTCGCTGCGGCCAGGGCCGGATGTTCTCCGGCTTTCTCAAGATCAAGCCGCGTTGCGAGGTGTGCGGCCTCGATTACGGCTTTGCCGATCCCGCCGACGGCCCGGCCTTCTTCGTGATGATGTTCGTCTGCGTGCCGGCGGCGGCGTTCCCGCTCTGGCTTGAGCTGACCTACGATCCGCCGAGCTGGGTACATCTGGTCACCACGCTGCCCTTGATCCTGCTGACCTGCATTCCGCCGCTGCAGCCGCTCAAGGGCTGGCTCGTCGCATCGCAATATGTGCACAAGGCCGAGGAAGGGCGCCTCGCGACGGCAGCCGCGCCGGACGTTGCGAGGACTGGCGGAGCCTGA
- a CDS encoding ornithine cyclodeaminase — protein MIQQLNVVPFVSVDHMMKLVHAIGIERMLSEIATYIEEDFRRWEIFDKTPRIASHSLEGVIELMPTSDGKLYGFKYVNGHPKNMKAGLQTVTAFGLLSDVATGYPVLLSEMTILTALRTAAMSAVAARHLAPKNAATMAIIGNGAQSEFQAFAFRAILGIENLRLYDVDPAATEKCARNLARHGFRITRCATAMEAVEGAEIVTTVTADKQYATILTDNMVGAGIHINAVGGDCPGKTEIHRDVLLRSSIFVEYPPQTRIEGDIQQLDADHPVEELWKVIAGTAQGRTDTRQITMFDSVGFAIEDFSALRYVYERIREAGTYVDLDLIADPDDSRDLFGMLMRGAPGSAAAA, from the coding sequence ATGATTCAGCAGCTCAACGTCGTGCCTTTCGTCAGTGTCGACCACATGATGAAGCTGGTCCATGCGATCGGCATCGAGCGGATGCTGTCCGAGATCGCCACCTATATCGAGGAGGATTTCCGGCGCTGGGAGATCTTCGACAAGACGCCGCGCATCGCCTCCCACAGCCTCGAAGGCGTGATCGAATTGATGCCGACCAGCGACGGCAAGCTCTACGGCTTCAAATACGTCAACGGCCATCCCAAGAACATGAAGGCCGGCCTGCAGACCGTCACCGCCTTCGGCCTGCTCTCGGATGTCGCGACCGGCTATCCGGTCCTGCTCTCCGAGATGACCATCCTGACCGCCCTGCGCACGGCGGCGATGTCGGCGGTTGCCGCTAGGCACCTCGCGCCGAAGAACGCCGCGACCATGGCGATCATCGGCAATGGCGCGCAGTCCGAGTTCCAGGCCTTCGCCTTCCGCGCGATCCTCGGCATCGAGAACCTGCGCCTTTACGACGTCGATCCGGCCGCGACCGAGAAATGCGCCCGCAACCTCGCCCGCCACGGCTTCAGGATCACGCGCTGCGCGACCGCGATGGAAGCCGTCGAGGGCGCCGAGATCGTCACCACCGTCACGGCGGACAAGCAGTATGCGACGATCCTGACCGACAACATGGTCGGCGCCGGTATCCATATCAACGCGGTCGGGGGTGATTGCCCCGGCAAGACCGAGATCCACCGCGACGTGCTGCTGCGCTCCTCGATCTTCGTCGAGTACCCGCCGCAGACCCGCATCGAAGGCGACATCCAGCAACTCGACGCCGATCATCCGGTCGAGGAACTCTGGAAGGTCATTGCCGGCACGGCTCAGGGCCGCACCGACACCCGCCAGATCACGATGTTCGACTCGGTCGGCTTCGCGATCGAGGATTTTTCGGCGCTGCGCTATGTCTACGAGCGCATCCGCGAGGCCGGCACCTATGTCGATCTCGACCTGATCGCCGACCCCGACGATTCCCGCGATCTCTTCGGCATGCTGATGCGCGGGGCGCCGGGTTCTGCCGCTGCGGCCTGA
- the ilvA gene encoding threonine ammonia-lyase, biosynthetic has translation MQDYIRKIIGARVYDVAIESPLDPLPRLSARIGGSALLKREDLQPVFSFKLRGAYNKIAGLSAIEAERGVICASAGNHAQGVALAAKKLGIKATIVMPRTTPDIKVQAVRSLGGRVVLHGENFEEAYGHARKLEAEKGLTFVHPYDDPDVIAGQGTVGMEILRQHSEPIFVPIGGGGLAAGVAVYAKFLRPDIKVIGVEPADAASMAGAIAVGERVVLDQVGLFADGVAVRQAGEETFRLCRELLDAVVTVSTDEICAAVKDIFEDTRAIAEPSGAVSLAGLKAYAAREPQRTGALIAINSGANMNFDRLRHIAERAEIGEHREALLAVTIPERPGAYRAFIELLGRRAITEFNYRYSDPKAARIFVGVQLSEGDAEKRQIIAMLSEHGYPVLDMSDNELAKLHIRYMVGGKAPGLGDELIFRFQFPERPGALLKFLNSLSADWNISLFHYRNHGADYGRILAGIQIPPNQRDQLTKRLDALGYPYWSESDNPAYLSFLAEMSAT, from the coding sequence ATGCAAGACTACATCCGCAAGATCATCGGGGCGCGCGTCTATGACGTCGCGATCGAAAGCCCGCTCGATCCGTTGCCGCGTTTGTCAGCCCGGATCGGTGGCAGCGCCCTGCTCAAGCGCGAGGATCTGCAGCCCGTCTTCTCGTTCAAGCTGCGTGGCGCCTACAACAAGATCGCGGGCCTTTCCGCCATCGAGGCCGAGCGCGGCGTGATCTGCGCCTCGGCCGGCAATCATGCGCAGGGCGTGGCGCTGGCGGCGAAGAAACTCGGCATCAAGGCGACCATCGTGATGCCGCGCACCACGCCGGACATCAAGGTTCAGGCGGTGCGCAGCCTCGGCGGGCGCGTCGTGCTGCATGGCGAGAATTTCGAGGAGGCCTATGGCCATGCCCGCAAGCTCGAGGCCGAGAAGGGGCTGACCTTCGTCCACCCCTATGACGACCCGGACGTCATCGCCGGTCAGGGCACGGTCGGCATGGAGATCCTGCGCCAGCATTCCGAGCCGATCTTCGTGCCGATCGGCGGCGGCGGGCTTGCAGCCGGCGTCGCAGTGTACGCCAAGTTCCTGCGGCCGGATATCAAGGTGATCGGCGTCGAGCCCGCGGACGCCGCCTCCATGGCCGGCGCCATCGCGGTGGGCGAGCGGGTGGTGCTCGATCAGGTCGGGCTTTTCGCCGACGGCGTCGCGGTTCGGCAGGCGGGCGAGGAAACCTTCAGGCTCTGCCGCGAACTGCTCGACGCGGTCGTCACCGTCTCGACCGACGAGATCTGCGCGGCGGTCAAGGACATCTTCGAGGATACCCGCGCCATCGCCGAACCCTCGGGCGCGGTCAGCCTCGCGGGTCTCAAGGCCTATGCGGCGCGTGAGCCCCAGCGTACCGGCGCGCTGATCGCGATCAATAGCGGTGCGAACATGAATTTCGACCGCCTGCGCCATATCGCCGAGCGGGCCGAGATCGGCGAGCATCGCGAGGCACTGCTGGCGGTGACCATCCCCGAAAGGCCCGGCGCCTACCGCGCCTTCATCGAGTTGCTCGGCCGGCGCGCCATCACCGAGTTCAACTATCGCTATTCCGATCCGAAGGCCGCGCGCATCTTCGTCGGCGTGCAGCTTTCGGAGGGCGATGCCGAGAAGCGCCAGATCATCGCGATGCTGTCCGAGCACGGTTATCCCGTGCTCGACATGAGCGATAACGAGCTCGCCAAGCTACATATCCGCTACATGGTCGGCGGCAAGGCGCCGGGGCTCGGCGACGAACTGATCTTCCGCTTCCAGTTCCCGGAACGGCCGGGCGCGCTGCTGAAATTCCTCAACAGCCTTTCGGCCGACTGGAACATCTCGCTGTTCCACTACCGCAACCACGGTGCCGATTACGGCCGCATCCTCGCCGGCATCCAGATTCCGCCAAACCAGCGTGACCAGCTCACGAAACGACTCGATGCGCTCGGCTATCCCTATTGGAGCGAGAGCGACAACCCGGCCTATCTCTCGTTCCTGGCGGAGATGTCGGCGACCTAG
- a CDS encoding LysR family transcriptional regulator produces the protein MTLEQLRIFVAVAEREHLTQGARVLNLTQSAVSSAITTLEARYATKLFDRIGRRIVLTEAGQLFLIEARAVLARAAAAEAVLSDLSGLARGSLTLMASQTVANYWLPPLIQRFHREHPGIAVSLAIGNTETVSAAIHDGAADLGFIEGEIDAPSLDMTEVDEDELVIVVPTGHPWAEAAPSTQELSGGAWVLREAGSGTRAMFEAALPGLGLGADDLTVALELPSNEAICAAVASGAGATAISRLVAANAIAAGRLATVALPLPRRRFLALRHRERYLAKAAAAFLALCQGG, from the coding sequence ATGACTCTCGAACAGCTCCGCATCTTCGTCGCCGTCGCCGAACGGGAGCACCTGACGCAAGGCGCGCGCGTCCTCAATCTCACGCAATCGGCCGTGAGTTCAGCAATCACGACGCTGGAGGCGCGCTACGCCACGAAGCTGTTCGACCGGATCGGCCGGCGGATCGTCCTGACCGAAGCCGGCCAACTCTTCCTGATCGAGGCGCGCGCCGTGCTGGCGCGTGCCGCGGCGGCGGAGGCGGTGCTCTCCGATCTCTCGGGCCTGGCGCGCGGCTCGCTCACGCTGATGGCAAGCCAGACGGTGGCGAATTACTGGCTGCCGCCGCTGATCCAGCGCTTTCACCGGGAGCACCCCGGCATCGCCGTCTCGCTCGCGATCGGCAACACCGAAACGGTCAGCGCCGCCATTCATGACGGTGCGGCCGATCTCGGCTTCATCGAAGGCGAGATCGACGCGCCCTCGCTCGACATGACCGAGGTCGACGAGGACGAGCTCGTCATCGTCGTGCCGACCGGCCATCCATGGGCCGAAGCTGCCCCCTCCACCCAGGAACTCTCGGGAGGCGCCTGGGTTCTGCGCGAAGCGGGCTCGGGGACGCGGGCGATGTTCGAGGCGGCGCTGCCGGGGCTCGGCCTCGGCGCGGATGATCTCACCGTGGCGCTGGAACTGCCGTCCAACGAGGCGATCTGCGCCGCCGTTGCATCCGGCGCAGGCGCGACCGCCATTTCGCGCCTCGTCGCCGCCAATGCGATCGCGGCCGGACGGCTCGCCACCGTGGCGCTGCCGCTGCCGAGGCGCCGCTTCCTCGCCTTGCGCCATCGGGAACGCTATCTCGCCAAGGCGGCGGCAGCGTTTCTTGCGCTCTGTCAGGGGGGCTAG
- a CDS encoding aldehyde dehydrogenase family protein, which translates to MAHELEFYIDGQWVKPSGNRTLGVVDPSNEEVFATIALGEQADVDKAVAAARAAFPAFAATSKAERLALMRRLAEAYKKRYDAIADILSREMGAPKELAHRAQAAMGTAHLAKMIETLENFEFEELRGTTLIAKEPIGVVGMITPWNWPLNQIMCKVAPALAAGCTMVLKPSEIAPLNAIIFAEAMDEAGVPKGVFNLVNGDGPTVGEAISRHPGVDMVSFTGSTRAGILVAKAAADTVKRVHQELGGKSANIILDDADLKKSVKLGVESVMRNSGQSCNAPTRMFVPEKLHDEALAIAKQVAEPLKVGAPSADGVFLGPVVSEAQYEKVQRLIEAGIKEGATLVTGGTGRPEGLNRGYYVRPTVFGGVTDEMTIAREEIFGPVLSILPYKSDDEVVSRANDTPYGLASYVQSGSQERARKVAAQMRSGNVYINYPAWDAGAPFGGYKQSGNGREYADFGLEEFLEIKGTVGYAAA; encoded by the coding sequence ATGGCGCATGAGCTCGAATTCTATATCGACGGCCAATGGGTGAAGCCGTCCGGCAACCGCACGCTCGGCGTGGTCGACCCGTCGAACGAGGAGGTCTTCGCCACGATCGCGCTCGGCGAGCAGGCCGATGTCGACAAAGCCGTCGCCGCGGCCCGCGCCGCCTTTCCGGCCTTCGCCGCGACCTCGAAAGCCGAGCGCCTCGCCCTGATGCGCCGCCTCGCCGAGGCCTACAAGAAGCGCTACGACGCCATCGCCGACATCCTCTCGCGCGAGATGGGTGCGCCGAAGGAGCTGGCGCACCGCGCACAGGCCGCGATGGGCACCGCCCACCTGGCCAAGATGATCGAGACGCTCGAAAACTTCGAGTTCGAGGAGCTGCGCGGCACCACCCTGATCGCCAAGGAGCCGATCGGCGTCGTCGGCATGATCACGCCGTGGAACTGGCCGCTCAACCAGATCATGTGCAAGGTCGCGCCCGCGCTCGCCGCCGGCTGCACCATGGTGCTGAAGCCCTCCGAGATCGCCCCGCTCAACGCCATCATCTTCGCCGAGGCGATGGACGAGGCCGGCGTGCCGAAGGGCGTGTTCAACCTCGTCAACGGCGACGGCCCGACTGTCGGCGAGGCGATCTCGCGCCATCCGGGCGTCGACATGGTCTCCTTCACCGGCTCGACGCGGGCCGGCATCCTCGTCGCCAAGGCGGCGGCGGATACCGTCAAGCGCGTGCATCAGGAGCTCGGCGGCAAGTCGGCCAACATCATCCTCGACGATGCCGACCTGAAGAAGTCGGTGAAGCTGGGCGTCGAGAGCGTGATGCGCAACTCGGGCCAGTCCTGCAACGCGCCGACCCGGATGTTCGTGCCGGAGAAGCTGCATGATGAGGCCCTCGCCATCGCCAAGCAGGTGGCCGAGCCGCTCAAGGTCGGCGCACCCTCGGCCGATGGCGTCTTCCTCGGCCCGGTCGTCAGCGAGGCGCAGTATGAAAAGGTGCAGCGCCTGATCGAGGCCGGCATCAAGGAAGGCGCGACACTGGTCACCGGCGGCACGGGCCGTCCGGAAGGCCTGAACCGCGGCTACTATGTCCGCCCGACCGTGTTCGGCGGCGTCACCGACGAGATGACCATCGCCCGCGAGGAGATCTTCGGCCCCGTGCTGTCGATCCTGCCCTACAAGAGCGACGACGAGGTGGTCTCGCGCGCCAACGACACGCCCTACGGCCTGGCCTCTTACGTCCAGTCCGGCTCGCAGGAACGCGCCCGCAAGGTCGCGGCCCAGATGCGCTCGGGCAATGTCTACATCAACTACCCGGCCTGGGACGCGGGCGCACCGTTCGGCGGCTACAAGCAGTCCGGCAATGGCCGCGAATACGCCGATTTCGGCCTTGAGGAGTTCCTCGAGATCAAGGGCACGGTCGGCTACGCCGCCGCCTGA